In Allorhizobium pseudoryzae, the genomic window CAGCGGCACTGCTCCTTCATGAATATGCGTAATGCGCCCCTTGGCATCGATGAACAGCATGTCGAGCGGAATCAGCGTGTTGCGCATCCACATCGTCACCTCGCGCGGCGCCTCGAAATCGAACAGCATGCCTGCGTCCGGGGCCATCTCCTTGCGGTACATCAGCCCCTGTTGGCGCTGCGCCGACTGAAGCGCCAGTTCCACGGTGAACTGGTGCCGCGCGCCACCCGCCGTTTCGATGACGAGCGGTTCCGTTGTGAAGGTCACATCGGCCGCGGCCGTCGGACCGGAAAAGGCCGTCACAGACAGAACGACAAACAGAAAGAGCGCCAGAATGGCGCTCGCGAGAAATTTCAGGCGTGACACGTCCATGGTCAATGGGCCCGTGGCAGGGCGGCCGGGCCGTCTGGATGGATTTCAGCGGCCATCAAACCCTTTTCGCCGGGTCCGAAACGCACCAGCACCACCTGGCCGGGCCGCAGTTCCGTCAGACCGAAGCGGCGAAGCGTTTCCATGTGGATGAAGATGTCCTCGGTGCCCTCGCCGCGGGTCAGGAAGCCGAACCCCTTGGTGCGGTTGAACCATTTGACGAGCGCACGCTCAAGCCCGCTTGTCGCGGTGACCTGCACATGGGTGCGCACCGGCGGCATCTGCGACGGATGCACCGCGGTGGACTGGTCCATGGAGAGAATGCGAAACGCCTGGAAACCCCGGTCGCGGCGCTGGATGAGCGCCACGATGCGCGTTCCCTCGAGAATCGTCTGGTATCCGTCGCGCCTGAGGCAGGACACGTGCAGCAGGACATCCTGCATGCCGTTATCGGGCACGATGAAGCCAAAGCCCTTGGCCACATCGAACCACTTCACCACGCCGGTGATCTCGGTCAGCTCAACCGGCTCGCCCGCAAGTTCCTCGAAACTCGCAACGCCCTTCGATGACATTCTGTCCGCCATTCTGTCTGCCCCTGGATTACGCGTCACGGTGGCACGGTTAACTGATTCTTATAAGATATGTTAACATCGCGCCGAACGTCCAGCGCAAGCCCCCGCCCACGCTTTATCCCGTCATTTATAGCGCTTGCTGCTTGCCTGAAGCTGGCCAGTGCCGCATATCCACCCCGTCCCCGGAAAACGCCGGGATATCCAAGCTTTTGGAGGATTGCGATCTATGCGTTACCTGCACACCATGGTCCGGATCAAGGACCTCGATGCATCGCTCGATTTCTACACCCGTATCTTCGGTCTCAAGGAGGTGCGCCGCATCGAAAACGAAAAAGGTCGCTTTACGCTGATCTTTCTCGCCGCACCGGAGGATGTCGATGCCGGTACCAATCTCAAGGCACCGCTGCTCGAACTGACCTATAACTGGGACACGGAAGACTATAGCGGCGGGCGCAATTTCGGCCACCTCGCCTACGAGGTCGATAACATCTACGACTTCTGCCAGCAGGTGATGGACAAGGGCGTCACCATCAACCGCCCGCCGCGCGACGGCAACATGGCCTTCATCAAGTCGCCGGACGGCATCTCCATCGAACTCTTGCAGAAGGGCCCGGCGCTGGAGCCGGCCGAACCCTGGGCCTCCATGCCGAACACCGGCAACTGGTAGGCCTAGAAAGCGAGTTAACGATCGGCTCCGGCGCCTGCCCTTTTGCGGCGCCGGACCTGCACCCCAGCCTGACGCAGGCTTCATGCGGCATCCTTGTCTCCAAACGACAGTCCAATGGACGGATGCCATGGCGAACAGCCCGAATTCAAAAACACCCCTTCTCTGCGCCCGCCGCCTGGTTCTGCCTGCGCTTTTCGCGGCAACCACCAGCCTGTCCGGCTGCAGCCTCTCCCTGCTCAGCAAGGCAGACGCGCCAAGCGCGGAAACGGCGGTGGCCGCCGCCGATCCTGCCGAACCGGAGGCGAAACCGGACGCGCCGGCAACGCCGAAGCCGGCCGGGCTCTATGTCGATCCGATGATTTCCACCGCCAGCAAAACAAAATCCGGACGTCGCGAATTGCCGTTGCGCACGCCGCCGGGCGGCGCAATGCCAGCCGCTCCGCCGGTGATGGCGCGGGCCCCGTCCGCGGCGCATGGCCCTCAGGCCACGCAAGCAGGGCAGACGGCCGCCAACAATCTGGGCGACGTGGTCAACCAGCCGACCGGCGTTCACGCCTACCAGAACAGTATCTTTGCGCTCGCCAATGCCAACGGCCAACCGTCAGCCGATGGCAGCGTACCCGCCTATGCGCCGGCGCGCGGCATCAATCCGATGTCGGGAAGTGTCTTCAGCGCCCGCACCGCGCCAGCGGCGGTCCCTGCCCCGGCGGGCGCAAACAATGACGGGCTCTGGTAGACGCCGAAGCGAAACAGCCGCCGGTAAGGGGCTGAAAAGGCGCAGAAAACGCCGCTTTGTCCACAGCGCCGCGCAGGCTGGGAAAAAATTCGAGAGACTTGAAAAAAGACGCTTGCGCTGCACAAACCTCCTCCCTATAAGGGCGCCACAGCACGCGCCCTTCGTCTATCGGTTAGGACGTCAGATTTTCATTCTGAAAAGAGGGGTTCGACTCCCCTAGGGCGTGCCACCCGTACCCTCCCTTGACATCTCTGAATTCAAGCAGTTCTTCGGCGCTGATCTGCGCGCCATGGCGCCGGTTCGACGGGCCTTGGCACGGGTTTTCCACCGCCCGTCAAATTTCTCCGGCGCCCCTCATTTTTCCGCTTGCGTCGTGAAAATCTGCGCGTATAAGGGCGCCCACACGCGCCCTTCGTCTATCGGTTAGGACGTCAGATTTTCATTCTGAAAAGAGGGGTTCGACTCCCCTAGGGCGTGCCACTCTCCTCCCAGATTACGTTTCTTCTTCAGGATGTTACACGCCATACCGCATCTGATGGACGGGCGTGTACGCGCGGTGTTCGACCCGCCGAAAAATCTCTCACTTTCGTCATCGAAACGTCATTTTGACGCTTGCATGACAGAACGCTGGCCCCTATAAGGGCGCCACGGCACGCGCCCTTCGTCTATCGGTTAGGACGCCAGATTTTCATTCTGGAAAGAGGGGTTCGACTCCCCTAGGGCGTGCCACCCAATCCCCTTACAGATATGCAGAGTGAACCGGTCGCCGAGCTGCGCCGCACGGTTTTCTTGCTTGCTTCGACCGTCACGTGAGCGCGGGGCTCAGATGGCCTTGGCGGCGTCCAGGATGCGCAACTGCATCCGCCGGCTGCCCTGCCAGTGATCGGCGCTGAGGCAGCCTGCCAGGTGCAGTTGCTGGCCGCGCGAGGAGAGAAGCAACTGCCCGAGCGACGTATCGCCGGCCCGAAAGGCGATCGCCTCAAGCCTTGTGCCATCCATGGCTTGCAGCGTCGCCTTCACATGCGAGGTGCCGATCAGCCGCGAATCGACGATCCGATGGGCGGGGATGGCGAAGATCGGCTGGCTGTGGCCGGAACCATAGGGACCGGCCTGCTCCAGCTGGTCGTAGAGCGCCAGTGTCGCGCCGGAGGCGGCGAGAGCACCATCGATCTTCAGAACATGGCTTGCGACCAGAGACGGCACCTGTGCGGCGGCAATCGCTTCGAAATGGGCGCGCAGCGCACCGAGCCTGTCGCGCTCCACCGTCAGGCCGGCAGCCATGGCATGCCCGCCCCCCTTGACCAGCAATCCAGCCTCGACGGCACCGCGCACCATCTTGCCCATGTCGAAGCCCGGAATCGAACGGCCGGAGCCGGCGCCCCTGCCGGACGCATCGAAGGCGATGGCAAAGGCCGGGCGCTTGAACTTCTCCTTGAGACGCGCGGCAATCAGGCCGACGATGCCCGGATGCCAGCTGTTGCTGGCGGTCACGATGACGCTCGCGCTTTCGCCATCGCCATATTCAGCCACGACTTCGGCTTCCGCTTCGGCGAGCATGACCGCCTCCATCGCCTGGCGCTCACGGTTCAGGTCATCGAGGCGCGCGGCGATCTCGTCGGCCTGGGGTGCATCGTCCAGCGTCAGAAGCCGGCTACCGAGGGCCGCATCGCCGATTCGCCCGCCGGCATTGATCCTTGGGCCGATCAGAAAGCCGAGGTGATAGGGGGTTACAGGACCGCCAAGACCGGTCTTGCGGAAAAGCGCCGCGAGGCCTGCATTGCCCATGTGCCGTGCCGCGAGCAGCCCCTTCACCACATAAGCGCGGTTCAACCCCTTCAGCGGCACGACATCGCAGACCGTGGCCAAAGCCACGAGATCGAGATGCCGCAACAGATCAAGCGAGCCGGCGCGCGGGTCTCCCCGTTCGCGCAGCAGCCGTGCGGTGGCGACCAGCACCAGGAACACCACGCCGGCCGCGCACAGATGCCCCTGCCCCGACAGGTCGTCCTGACGGTTCGGATTGACGAGCGCCACGCAGGGCGGCAGGTCCGGTCCCATCTGGTGGTGATCGATCACCACCACGTCGCATCGCTCTTCAGCGGCGGCAAGCAGCGATTCGTGGCTGGTCGAACCGCAATCGACGGTAACGATCAACTGGGCGCCGCCGGCAATCAGCTGGCGGATTGCCGGCGGATTGGGGCCATAGCCCTCGAAGATGCGGTCCGGGATGTAGATTTCAGCCACGACGCCAAAATGGGCCAGGAAGCGCCACAGGAGGGCGGAGGCCGAAGCGCCATCGACATCGTAGTCGCCGAAGATCGCTACCTTCTCCCGGCGACGGATCGCATCGGCGAGCCGGTTCGCTGCCTTCTCGCAGTCGGTCAATGTAAAGGGGTCCGGCATCAGGGACCGGATGGTCGGATCGAGAAAGGCGGGAGCCTCGTCCACACCAACGCCGCGCCCGGCAAGCACCCGGGTGATCAGCTCGGGAAGCCCGTGCACCTGCGCCATGGCCAGCGCCCGGTTCTGACCCGCCTGATCGAGGCGGGACACCCAGCGTTGCCCGCTGACGGACTGTTCGACACCGAGAAAGGCACGCGGGACGGGATCAACCGGTTCGGTCATGATGCTCTTTGGTCGCAAAACATGATCGCTTCTAACGCAGCCGCGTCAAAAGCCCAAGGGGATCGCGTCCCGATTTCCCCGGTCAGAGCGTTGCCAGCACCACGGATGCGCCGAGGCAGAGCGGCCAGGACGCCAGCGCGATCGCGACACCCCAATGGCGTTCGACCTCGCCTTCCAACGCTTCGCCCGCCTGACCGATCTCGTGCATCGGTCGTGCGACCGGCCGGATATCGTCCGGATCGATGGCCGGCACCGGCAGACTGCTCGGCCCCTTCTGTTTGAATGGAATGATCGTCGTCACTGGGCGCCTCCCTCGCTTCGTGAAGATGGGGGCAGTGTAGACCCGAATGCACCGTTGCACCAGAGCACCAAAAAAGCCGCCCTGGATGGACGGCTTCCTTCAGTTCAAACGT contains:
- a CDS encoding DUF192 domain-containing protein — encoded protein: MDVSRLKFLASAILALFLFVVLSVTAFSGPTAAADVTFTTEPLVIETAGGARHQFTVELALQSAQRQQGLMYRKEMAPDAGMLFDFEAPREVTMWMRNTLIPLDMLFIDAKGRITHIHEGAVPLSETVISSRGPVDFVLELNAGEVKRRSIRVGDRVRSAQIGNAP
- a CDS encoding cold-shock protein, which gives rise to MADRMSSKGVASFEELAGEPVELTEITGVVKWFDVAKGFGFIVPDNGMQDVLLHVSCLRRDGYQTILEGTRIVALIQRRDRGFQAFRILSMDQSTAVHPSQMPPVRTHVQVTATSGLERALVKWFNRTKGFGFLTRGEGTEDIFIHMETLRRFGLTELRPGQVVLVRFGPGEKGLMAAEIHPDGPAALPRAH
- the gloA gene encoding lactoylglutathione lyase — translated: MRYLHTMVRIKDLDASLDFYTRIFGLKEVRRIENEKGRFTLIFLAAPEDVDAGTNLKAPLLELTYNWDTEDYSGGRNFGHLAYEVDNIYDFCQQVMDKGVTINRPPRDGNMAFIKSPDGISIELLQKGPALEPAEPWASMPNTGNW
- the recJ gene encoding single-stranded-DNA-specific exonuclease RecJ → MTEPVDPVPRAFLGVEQSVSGQRWVSRLDQAGQNRALAMAQVHGLPELITRVLAGRGVGVDEAPAFLDPTIRSLMPDPFTLTDCEKAANRLADAIRRREKVAIFGDYDVDGASASALLWRFLAHFGVVAEIYIPDRIFEGYGPNPPAIRQLIAGGAQLIVTVDCGSTSHESLLAAAEERCDVVVIDHHQMGPDLPPCVALVNPNRQDDLSGQGHLCAAGVVFLVLVATARLLRERGDPRAGSLDLLRHLDLVALATVCDVVPLKGLNRAYVVKGLLAARHMGNAGLAALFRKTGLGGPVTPYHLGFLIGPRINAGGRIGDAALGSRLLTLDDAPQADEIAARLDDLNRERQAMEAVMLAEAEAEVVAEYGDGESASVIVTASNSWHPGIVGLIAARLKEKFKRPAFAIAFDASGRGAGSGRSIPGFDMGKMVRGAVEAGLLVKGGGHAMAAGLTVERDRLGALRAHFEAIAAAQVPSLVASHVLKIDGALAASGATLALYDQLEQAGPYGSGHSQPIFAIPAHRIVDSRLIGTSHVKATLQAMDGTRLEAIAFRAGDTSLGQLLLSSRGQQLHLAGCLSADHWQGSRRMQLRILDAAKAI